A stretch of DNA from Synechococcales cyanobacterium T60_A2020_003:
ACGCGAATCTGGGGCAACCCAGAGGAGAAGCCCGCGCCGTACTGCCTAAGCGGTCGGCGTCGGGAGCATGTCACAACGAGTATGCGGAGTGGAAGAAGCGTGCTTGAAGCAGCATAGGTAGGTGAATTTGGGGGCGTCTCAGGGGATAGATTTCGGCGGCGATTATGCTCTACTCATGGATGGATGTCTGGCTAGTTGTGTTGTGTGTCGCTTATTGACCCGCATTGAGGACTTGAGCAGCGGTGAGCTGGAGGTTCGGAAAAGTGAGAGAGACAATTGGCTCCGCCCCCCTGAGGATTTGTTTTTCGTAGATGCCACTTTTGCTCAGTTGGCAGATGGTCAATGTTGGCTGTTTTGGCCGCCCCAGAAACATTTGGCCACCTAATGCCGCATAATCGGCAATCCAATATTCTGGAATACCTAATGCGGCGTAATCTTCAAATTTCCGTGCGTAGTCGTTTTGCCAGTTGCTGCTGACGACTTCTGCCACGAGCTTAATCGAAGTCCCTTGGGTCAGGATGGATTGTGTGGGCCATAGTGGTTCGTTGACTAATGCCGTGCGATCGACGACGGCAATATCCGGTCGAAAGGCAGTCATTTCGGTATCTGATGGGCGTAGTAACCCGCGTTGCAGCACGAACCAGGGGAGGTTAGTGGCATCAATCTGGACATTGAGCTTGCGATCGATGAAGGCGGCGACTTCTTCGTG
This window harbors:
- a CDS encoding Uma2 family endonuclease gives rise to the protein MTIAADRPLQQKPLHFEEFLAQYGDDKRYELIDGEVFDLEPTGPHEEVAAFIDRKLNVQIDATNLPWFVLQRGLLRPSDTEMTAFRPDIAVVDRTALVNEPLWPTQSILTQGTSIKLVAEVVSSNWQNDYARKFEDYAALGIPEYWIADYAALGGQMFLGRPKQPTLTICQLSKSGIYEKQILRGAEPIVSLTFPNLQLTAAQVLNAGQ